Sequence from the Terriglobales bacterium genome:
GAAGAGCTGAAAGTAGCGCCCAACAATTCCGCAGCCGAATTCGCGCTTGGCGAAATCGCACGCCGAGACGCCGACTGGCCGACCGCCATCGAGCATTTTCAACGCGCCGCCAACCTCGACGCCGGATTCGTCGAAGCATTTCTCGCATTAGGCATGTCGCTTAACTCCGCCAACCGATTTAAAGAAGCGATCGCGCCGCTCGAGCGCTATACGAAAATGCAGCCCGACGATCCTGCAGGGCACTACCAGCTCGCGACGGCCTACTCGCGCACCGGCAACAAAGCAGACGCCCAGCGCGAATTGGCAGAACAGCGGCGGTTAGTTGAGGCAAATCCAGTGCGTAGACCGGAGTAGGGGGCTGCTGGCTTCCGGCTAGGCCAAGAGCAAAACAAAGAGCAACACCAAAACAAGACACGGATCGCACGGATTTTACGGATACAAACGGCTCGTCAGGGTTTATCCGTGTAATCCGTGCCATCCGTGAGATCCGTGTCGTGTGTTGGGTTTGACCTAAGCTCCGGTTCATCCCAAACGCCGAAAATTTCGCCTAATAATGCCTTGACAACAGGATTGGATTCTTTATACAAAGCTGGCTACGCTTCTGCCGGGGTATCCCCGGTAGGCTTGCAGCTATTTATGAAAGCGCTTTCAGCAACTCGCCCGTCTCCTCTGCTGCGTGCGCTCTCCGGCCTGTCACTTTCCTGGTCTCCCCGGGCGCAGGCAGCCCGAAATGGGAGTCCCAGTTCATCGCGAGGAGGAACCATGACACTTCAGCTTTTGCGCAGAGCTTGGGTTTTTAGCGTTGCCACCCTGTTCATTATTGCGGTTGGCGCTCCGTTAGCCTGGGGCCAGCACACCGAAGGAACTGTAAATGTCACCGTCACCGACCCGCAGGGCGCGGTAGTGCCGGGCGCCGAGGTCAGGCTGGTGGACCCAGCCAGCGGCGACACCCGCGTTGGCAAGACGAGCAACGGCGGAACGTACAGCTTCCCCAACCTGTCAGTCGGCAATTACCGGCTTGAAGTCAACAGCACGGGTTTTGCCGCGCAGCAAGTTCCCAATGTCGTAGTGCAGGCGACTAAGACAACGGATATTCGCATCGAGCTCGTTGTTGGTACTCAGGTGCAAACCGTGCAGGTGGAATCTGCCACCCCGGTGCTGGAAACCAGCAATAACGCGATCGGCAGCGTCATCGACCCAAAGCAGATTCAGACTTTGCCTCTCGCAGGCCGCAATTTGACTCAGTTGGCTCGACTCAGCCCCGGCTACGTCGGCGGTGGTGGAACCGGCATGTGGAATGGTGAACCTACCTACGCCCAAGGCAACAATGTGGACGGTACCGTGGGCAGCCCAAGCCGCATGAAATTCGGTGGCAATCAAAGCTCCTCCATTCAGCCTCGCGTGGAAAACATGGAGGAGATGACGATCCAGACCGACCAGATGGATGAAAACCAGGGTTTCGGGCAAGCGGCTACGCAGGTTGGTTTCGTTACCAAGCGTGGTACCAATGCATTTCACGGACAGGTGTACGAAGATTTCCGCAATGCTTACCTCAACGCCAACAGCTGGAGCAACGACGCGCGCGGCTTAAAGCGTCCAGGGTTGATCCTCAATGAGTTTGGTGGTTCCGTAGGTGGGCCAGTAATCAAAGACAAACTTTTCTTTTTTGCCAGTCTCGCGACATCGCGTCAGCCGGGCAGCGCAACCGGCACAACCTGGGTGCTCTCGCCAGATGCCCAGGCAGGCAACTACACGTACGTTGCGGGTGGCGTAAGCCACACCGTCAATCTTTTCCAGGTCGCGGGCGCCTACAACACAAACAACGGTACGAACATACCGACGGTTGTGAACAGTACGATTGCCGCCCAACAAGCAAAGATCAATAAAGCATTGAGTCTGGGCACAGTTACGGGAACCTCGGATCCAATTCTCAATAACCTCAATTTTCTTTCTCCACAGCCGATCACCTACTGGTTCCCTACGCTGCGAATGGACTACAACATGTCCAGCAAAATCCGCATGAACCTCGCGATGAATCGCACGATGAGGACATCTCCTGGGGACACCGTTCCGGCATTTCCAGGAAGTGATCTTGCTGCAGTGTCGCAGGGTGGAAATAAATCGGATGCTGCCACCGTCAGTTACGGGCTTGATTGGACTATTTCGCCGACTCTGATCAATCAACTCAAAGTCGGGTGGCTATACAATGCGACCTTCTTCGCATTCAACTCTAATCATGGGTACGTCCAGTATCCATTTGAGTGGAGTTCGCCTCTGACTCCCACTAATACACCAGACATGTACGGGCAGTATTATCAGCGACCCATTAACACGTACTATCCCAACACCAATATCTCTGACACGCTTGGCTGGCAGCACAGCTCTCACAACCTTTCGTTCGGGTACAACTTTGTGCGCGAGCACGATCACTACTGGAATGGTCCGGAAGGAATCGGCGACATCACTTTCGGACTTGCAGGAGGCGATCCAGCGCTGCAAGCTCTGCAGAATACCGGCACTTACCAGCCCTTGCCAGGCGCGAGTACCAGTCAGCAGACCGAGGCGCAGAACCTGTATGCTCAGTTGACAGGTAGAATCAGCAGCGTTACTGGTCTTTATCCTTTCGATGTCAAGACTCAGAACTATTTCCATGGGATCGGATCCTTTGCGCTCAATGAAGTTGCTTCATCCTGGGGACTCTTCGCCCAGGACTCCTGGAAGCTGCGTCCGAACCTGACGGTCAATTACGGCCTGCGTTGGGACTTTACCGGTGATGACTACGATCTCACTTCCGAGTATCACAATGCCGACCAGAGTTCCATTTTCGGGCCAACCGCTCCTGGCGATCTGTTCAAGCCAGGCGCTTTGAACGGCAATCTCAATCCGACCTTGCAATCGCGTCCGCATGCATACAACGGATGGAATGTGGCCCCGCAGCCGTCGCTGGGCTTTGCCTGGAATCCCAAAAAGGAAGGCGGCATTCTGGGTGCTCTACTCGGTGACGAATCAACCGTCCTTCGCGGCGGCTACTCGCTGCGTCGCTTCACAATTCCGTACCAATACGTCTGGAACTACGCTTCTAACTGCGGCTCGTTCTATTACCAGAACTTTGCTTTGAACGCGAGCAATACGCCTGGCACGGGCAACTTTGTTCCTGGTAGCCTGGCGCTTGGCGATACGTTGCCTGCCTACGCGATTACCCCTGCAGGGTTCCAGAAGAGTGCTCCCGAGTCGCAGTTCACGTATACCGCGGGTGCCGGCGGTTCTTGCGGAATTAATGTGACCGGAATCAAACCGGACATCGCCCAGCCGTATCTGCAGAACTGGAACTTTGGCATTCAGCGTAAGCTTGGCCGGTCACGAGTGCTTGAGGTCCGGTACAACGGAAACCGCGGCTTGAAGGAGTGGGTCGCACTCAACACCAACGAAGTGAATATCTTCGAGAACGGATTCTTGAAGGAATTCCAAAACGCGCAGAATAACCTCCGGATCAACGGCGGCAATTCGTTTGCAAACTTGAATCCCGCGGGCGGAACCGTTCCCCTGCCGATCATCGAGGCAGCTTTTAACGGTGTATCCGCCACGAACGGATTTGGCAGCAGCACCTTTATCAACTATCTCAATACGGGCGCCGCAGGGTCATTCGCCGGCCGCCTCACGAGCGCGGCTGGTGCAGCACCGTATTTCTGCAACCTGGTGGGCGCGGCCTTTACTCCTTGTGCGACGAATCTCGGTTTTACAGGAGCGGGTGCAGGCTACCCCATCAATTTCTTCCAGGCGAATCCTTATGCAACGCGAACTGGAAATGGAGCGGGTAATACCGCTTACATGTCAGATTCGGGCTACTCGAACTATCACGCTCTGCAGGTAGACTTCCGCCAGCAGGCATGGCATGGCATGCAGTTCGATGCCAACTACACTTGGAGCAAGAGTCTCGGATACTTGGCTGGCGGTAGCGGTAACGATTGGCTGGGGAATTACACCACCTTCTCGCTGCGCAACCTACGCTCCAGCTACATGCCGTCAACATTTGATGTGCACCACGTCGTGCACCTCAATGCCACTGCCGACCTGCCCTTTGGGCGAGGGAAAGCTTTTGCGAACAGCAACGCTGTGCTGGATAAGATCATCGGCGGCTGGAATGTGGGGACGATTGCAACCATCCAGAGCGGGTTCCCGTTCCGCATCTCGGGCGGTTACCTCACCTTCAACGGTCAAGCTGATGGTGGCGTGGTGCTTAAAAACGGAGTAACGCCTTCCCAAATACAGAGTTCGGTAGGCGTGCATCGCATCCCGGGTGCTACTTTTGTCACTCTTATCGATCCTAAGTATTTGGGGGTCAGTAATCCTGCTTGCTTGCAACAGTGGGTTTCCGGTTGTTCAATCACTGGAACAAACACCCAGTTCATCGACTCGAATACAACTCCCGGAACGTATAACCAGGGACTGATCCTGTATGGGCCGCACGGCTTCTTCCAAGACGTAAGTATCACGAAGAATGTGCCCATTAGCGAACGGTTCCGTTTCAACCTTCAAGGCGTGTTCTTGAATGCGTGGAACCACCCTGTGTTTGGCAATAGAGACTTCGCAGGAGGAACGGGCGGTGTAGGCAACCCACGGTCCTTAGTCAGCAGCGGAACCAGCGGAATATTGACTGGTAGCCAAACCATAAACCCAGTTAGCAATATAGGAGCACGTCAAATCGAGCTTCGTGCCAATTTCATCTTCTGAGTTGGCGAGCTTCGCACGCAGCACTCATCGAGCCTGTCAGGGGGCAGGTTCGGTGGGTGCTTTTTTGTTTAGGTCAAAGTCAAAACACGACACGGATCTCACGGATGCTACGGATTACACGGATTTTTAGAACGAGCTTGCTTGCCGATTGATTTGGATTTTTGTGGTTTATCCGTGCAATCCGTACAATCTGTGGAATCCGTGTCGTGTTTTGATTTTCGGAGAAAACAATGGTCAAAGGCAGAAAGCATTCCTTCCTTCCTGCAGTCCTGATCGCAATTCTGTTACTCTCATCCACCCTGCTCCTCGCCCAAACCGATCTATCCGGCTACTGGGTATTCCGCGTTCCCACCGGCGACGGCAACTTTCGCGAGACTTTCTTTGAACTGAAGCAGGCGGGCGAGAACGTCGCCGGGAAACTCATGTTTGGAAACCGTGAGATTCCCATCACTGCCGGAACCTACAAAGATGGCAAGCTCCATTTTGAAACTACCGTTGGCACTGGAGAGAGAGCTCGCCAGGTTTCCTACGACGGCACCGTGCAAAGCGACAAGATTGACATGACCTCGCAATTTCCGGGTAGGGAACCGCGAAAAGGAGTCGCGGAGAGAACCACCGAGGAGGCCACCAAGCCTCCGGCCAAGATACCGCTGCCTCCGCTGCATGATGTGCCCGACAACGCTCTTGTCCGCACGCCTCCGATGGGCTGGAACAGTTGGAACAAGTTCGCGGGCAAGGTCGATGACAAGACCATAAGAGACATGGCGGACGCGATGGTCTCGAGCGGCATGAAGGATGCCGGGTATATCTACGTAAACATCGATGACACCTGGGAAGGGCAGCGCGACGCGCAGGGAAACATCACCAGCAATACGAAGTTTCCCGATATGAAGGCGCTTACCGAATATGTGCATTCCAAGGGCCTGAAGATTGGCCTTTACTCTTCACCCGGCCCAAAGACCTGCGCCGGATACGCAGGCAGCTACGGACACGAGGAGCAGGATGCTCACACATATGCACAATGGGGGTTCGACTATCTGAAATACGACTGGTGCAGCGCCTCGCAAATCTACAAGAACGACGAGATGCAGGCGGTGTATCAAAAAATGGGCGAGTTCCTGCTGCGCTCGCGGCGTCCGATCGTCTACAGCCTGTGCCAATACGGGATCAACGATGTGTGGACCTGGGGAACCAAAGTCGGCGGCAACTTGTGGCGCACTACAGGCGATATCAGCGACCGCTGGGAGTCGATGTCAAAGATCGGCTTTGCCCAGTTCGATATCGCATCTTACA
This genomic interval carries:
- a CDS encoding TonB-dependent receptor; this translates as MTLQLLRRAWVFSVATLFIIAVGAPLAWGQHTEGTVNVTVTDPQGAVVPGAEVRLVDPASGDTRVGKTSNGGTYSFPNLSVGNYRLEVNSTGFAAQQVPNVVVQATKTTDIRIELVVGTQVQTVQVESATPVLETSNNAIGSVIDPKQIQTLPLAGRNLTQLARLSPGYVGGGGTGMWNGEPTYAQGNNVDGTVGSPSRMKFGGNQSSSIQPRVENMEEMTIQTDQMDENQGFGQAATQVGFVTKRGTNAFHGQVYEDFRNAYLNANSWSNDARGLKRPGLILNEFGGSVGGPVIKDKLFFFASLATSRQPGSATGTTWVLSPDAQAGNYTYVAGGVSHTVNLFQVAGAYNTNNGTNIPTVVNSTIAAQQAKINKALSLGTVTGTSDPILNNLNFLSPQPITYWFPTLRMDYNMSSKIRMNLAMNRTMRTSPGDTVPAFPGSDLAAVSQGGNKSDAATVSYGLDWTISPTLINQLKVGWLYNATFFAFNSNHGYVQYPFEWSSPLTPTNTPDMYGQYYQRPINTYYPNTNISDTLGWQHSSHNLSFGYNFVREHDHYWNGPEGIGDITFGLAGGDPALQALQNTGTYQPLPGASTSQQTEAQNLYAQLTGRISSVTGLYPFDVKTQNYFHGIGSFALNEVASSWGLFAQDSWKLRPNLTVNYGLRWDFTGDDYDLTSEYHNADQSSIFGPTAPGDLFKPGALNGNLNPTLQSRPHAYNGWNVAPQPSLGFAWNPKKEGGILGALLGDESTVLRGGYSLRRFTIPYQYVWNYASNCGSFYYQNFALNASNTPGTGNFVPGSLALGDTLPAYAITPAGFQKSAPESQFTYTAGAGGSCGINVTGIKPDIAQPYLQNWNFGIQRKLGRSRVLEVRYNGNRGLKEWVALNTNEVNIFENGFLKEFQNAQNNLRINGGNSFANLNPAGGTVPLPIIEAAFNGVSATNGFGSSTFINYLNTGAAGSFAGRLTSAAGAAPYFCNLVGAAFTPCATNLGFTGAGAGYPINFFQANPYATRTGNGAGNTAYMSDSGYSNYHALQVDFRQQAWHGMQFDANYTWSKSLGYLAGGSGNDWLGNYTTFSLRNLRSSYMPSTFDVHHVVHLNATADLPFGRGKAFANSNAVLDKIIGGWNVGTIATIQSGFPFRISGGYLTFNGQADGGVVLKNGVTPSQIQSSVGVHRIPGATFVTLIDPKYLGVSNPACLQQWVSGCSITGTNTQFIDSNTTPGTYNQGLILYGPHGFFQDVSITKNVPISERFRFNLQGVFLNAWNHPVFGNRDFAGGTGGVGNPRSLVSSGTSGILTGSQTINPVSNIGARQIELRANFIF
- a CDS encoding glycoside hydrolase family 27 protein produces the protein MVKGRKHSFLPAVLIAILLLSSTLLLAQTDLSGYWVFRVPTGDGNFRETFFELKQAGENVAGKLMFGNREIPITAGTYKDGKLHFETTVGTGERARQVSYDGTVQSDKIDMTSQFPGREPRKGVAERTTEEATKPPAKIPLPPLHDVPDNALVRTPPMGWNSWNKFAGKVDDKTIRDMADAMVSSGMKDAGYIYVNIDDTWEGQRDAQGNITSNTKFPDMKALTEYVHSKGLKIGLYSSPGPKTCAGYAGSYGHEEQDAHTYAQWGFDYLKYDWCSASQIYKNDEMQAVYQKMGEFLLRSRRPIVYSLCQYGINDVWTWGTKVGGNLWRTTGDISDRWESMSKIGFAQFDIASYIRPGHWNDPDMLEIGNGGMTADEYRTHMSLWSMLAAPLLAGNDLRTMTDETKSILMNKEVIAIDQDVDANPVRRLSDPAATAVIATRLLHDGSVALGLFNRADQAQTIDVKWDNIGLTRRKVQARDLWKHAEVPVSADGYSASVPAHGVVLLKLAVSR